From Pseudomonas sp. FP2335, the proteins below share one genomic window:
- a CDS encoding alpha-hydroxy-acid oxidizing protein, with amino-acid sequence MSTVFSVEGFRALARRRLPTMVFDYLEGGADDEKGLKRNRDAFDRWEFTPKRLVDVARRDFTSEVLGVTQALPLMAAPMGLSGAFWPKGDIALARAAQKASIPFMLSTAANASIEEVADEAGGDLWFQLYVVHPDLADQLVARALAAGYRTLVLTTDVAVNGKRERDLRSGFGLPFKYTPKVVLDGMLHPRWSLSLLAGGMPQMANFANQDANNVALQAALLSRKMDASFDWESLKRLRERWPHRLIVKGILHPADAAHCIALGADGVILSNHGGRQLDGSCSPMTTLQEIATAQPGKVLIDSGFRRGSDVVKALALGADAVLIGRPLLYGLAAAGEEGASQVLAIIRDEMDRTLANMGCAAVRDLSVDCLQPAQ; translated from the coding sequence CTGCCCACTATGGTGTTCGATTATCTGGAAGGCGGCGCAGACGACGAAAAAGGCCTGAAACGTAACCGTGATGCCTTCGACCGTTGGGAGTTTACCCCTAAGCGTTTGGTGGACGTGGCCCGCCGCGACTTCACCTCCGAGGTACTCGGCGTCACTCAAGCGTTGCCCCTGATGGCGGCGCCCATGGGCTTGAGTGGTGCGTTCTGGCCCAAGGGTGACATCGCGCTGGCAAGAGCCGCGCAGAAAGCGAGCATCCCATTCATGTTGTCGACGGCGGCCAATGCCTCGATCGAGGAGGTTGCCGACGAAGCCGGCGGCGACCTCTGGTTTCAGCTGTATGTGGTGCATCCCGATCTGGCCGATCAACTGGTCGCCCGTGCCCTGGCGGCCGGGTACCGCACGCTGGTGTTGACCACCGATGTGGCGGTCAACGGCAAGCGCGAGCGTGACCTGCGCAGCGGCTTTGGCCTGCCGTTCAAATACACACCCAAGGTTGTGCTGGATGGGATGCTGCATCCACGCTGGTCGCTGAGCCTGTTGGCCGGCGGCATGCCGCAGATGGCCAACTTCGCCAATCAGGACGCGAATAACGTGGCACTGCAAGCGGCGTTGTTGTCACGAAAAATGGACGCCAGTTTCGATTGGGAGTCGCTTAAGCGTTTGCGCGAACGTTGGCCCCATCGCTTGATTGTCAAAGGCATCCTCCACCCGGCCGACGCCGCACATTGCATCGCATTGGGTGCGGATGGCGTGATTTTGTCCAATCATGGCGGTCGACAATTGGATGGGAGTTGTTCGCCCATGACCACCCTGCAAGAAATCGCCACCGCGCAGCCTGGCAAGGTGCTGATTGATAGCGGCTTCCGACGTGGTTCGGATGTGGTCAAGGCCCTGGCGCTGGGCGCCGATGCCGTCTTGATCGGCCGTCCGCTGTTGTACGGTTTGGCCGCTGCGGGCGAAGAGGGCGCCAGTCAAGTGCTGGCTATCATCAGGGACGAAATGGATCGCACCCTGGCCAATATGGGCTGTGCTGCGGTGCGGGACTTGTCGGTAGATTGTCTGCAACCGGCGCAGTGA
- a CDS encoding helix-turn-helix domain-containing protein, which translates to MSKTAAMPVPVFKLYGETSAWPTPDLIHCESIPERSKLHSWEIKPHRHSDLVQLLYVQAGRATLKVEEVVNHIDSPSLQVVPALSVHTFKFSEDIQGHVLSLAQPLVEQLGAELNSPVLTTAACYTIGSTHPYLDTLFSAITQEYSQQHSHRDSMLHALITALSIWLSRRNLERLPSDAVQLDRGREHLQAFTRALELRFREHLPIEQYAAMLGISTAHLNALCRRLSGQSALQMVNQRLLLEAKRDLVYTTMTVNQVSDSLGFSEPAYFSRFFKRSTGQSPTQFRIQR; encoded by the coding sequence ATGTCGAAAACAGCCGCTATGCCAGTTCCGGTGTTCAAGCTCTACGGTGAAACCAGTGCCTGGCCGACGCCCGATTTGATTCATTGCGAATCAATCCCCGAGCGCAGCAAGCTGCACAGTTGGGAAATCAAACCCCACCGCCACAGCGATCTGGTGCAGTTGCTGTATGTGCAGGCAGGGCGGGCGACGTTGAAGGTCGAAGAGGTGGTTAACCACATCGACTCGCCGTCCTTGCAAGTGGTGCCAGCGCTGAGCGTGCACACCTTCAAGTTTTCCGAGGACATCCAGGGGCATGTCCTCAGCCTGGCGCAGCCGCTGGTGGAACAGCTCGGCGCCGAGCTCAATAGCCCGGTGCTAACCACGGCTGCCTGCTACACCATCGGTTCCACGCACCCGTACCTGGACACATTGTTCTCGGCCATCACCCAGGAATACAGCCAGCAACATTCCCATCGAGATTCGATGCTGCACGCCTTGATCACGGCGCTGTCGATTTGGCTTAGCCGTCGCAACCTGGAGCGCCTGCCTTCGGACGCCGTGCAATTGGACCGTGGCCGTGAGCACTTGCAGGCGTTCACGCGCGCGTTAGAGCTGCGCTTTCGCGAGCATCTGCCCATCGAGCAGTACGCGGCGATGCTAGGGATCAGCACGGCGCACCTCAATGCCCTGTGCCGACGCCTCAGCGGGCAATCGGCCTTGCAAATGGTCAATCAGCGTCTGCTGCTGGAGGCCAAGCGCGATTTGGTCTACACCACCATGACCGTCAACCAGGTGTCCGACAGCCTGGGCTTTTCGGAACCTGCGTATTTCTCGCGTTTTTTCAAGCGCAGCACCGGGCAGTCGCCCACCCAATTTCGTATCCAGCGCTAA
- the pobA gene encoding 4-hydroxybenzoate 3-monooxygenase — protein MKTQVAIIGSGPSGLLLGQLLHRAGIANIIIERKDPDYILSRIRAGVLEQGMVDLLREAGVSERMDANGLVHDGFELAFDGRSERIDLKALTGGKTVMVYGQTEVTRDLMEAREAVGALTVYNAENVQPHDMKSDSPYVTFDYNGETVRVDCDYIAGCDGFHGVSRQSIPAESLSIFERVYPFGWLGILADTPPVNHELIYANHERGFALCSMRSPTRTRYYVQVGAEEKVEDWSDERFWEELKLRLPPHVAAQLITGPSIEKSIAPLRSFVVEPMQYGRMFLLGDAAHIVPPTGAKGLNLAASDVSTLYRILLKVYGEGRTDLLEKYSQICLRRVWKAERFSWWMTSILHRFPDTDGFSQRIQQTELDYFVSTEAARRTIAENYVGLPYEAIE, from the coding sequence ATGAAAACCCAAGTCGCCATTATTGGCTCCGGCCCCTCTGGCCTGCTGCTCGGCCAACTGCTGCATCGCGCCGGCATCGCCAACATCATCATCGAACGCAAAGACCCCGACTACATCCTCTCGCGCATTCGTGCCGGCGTGCTCGAACAAGGCATGGTCGATCTGCTGCGCGAAGCCGGCGTGAGTGAGCGCATGGACGCCAACGGTCTGGTCCACGATGGCTTTGAACTGGCCTTCGACGGGCGCAGCGAACGCATTGACCTCAAGGCCCTGACCGGTGGCAAAACCGTGATGGTCTACGGCCAGACCGAAGTTACCCGTGACCTGATGGAGGCTCGCGAGGCGGTAGGCGCACTGACGGTGTACAACGCCGAGAATGTACAGCCCCACGACATGAAGAGTGACAGCCCCTACGTCACCTTCGACTACAACGGCGAGACGGTGCGTGTGGACTGCGACTACATTGCCGGCTGCGACGGTTTCCACGGTGTTTCGCGCCAGTCGATCCCGGCAGAGAGCCTGAGTATTTTCGAGCGGGTCTACCCCTTCGGCTGGCTGGGGATATTGGCTGATACTCCTCCGGTCAACCATGAGCTGATTTACGCCAATCACGAACGCGGCTTTGCCCTGTGCAGCATGCGCTCGCCAACCCGCACGCGGTATTACGTGCAGGTGGGCGCCGAGGAAAAGGTCGAGGACTGGTCGGACGAGCGCTTCTGGGAAGAACTCAAGCTGCGCCTGCCACCCCATGTCGCTGCGCAGTTGATCACCGGCCCCTCCATTGAAAAGAGCATCGCGCCACTGCGCAGTTTTGTAGTAGAACCCATGCAGTACGGCCGAATGTTCCTGCTCGGCGATGCCGCCCATATCGTCCCGCCTACCGGCGCCAAAGGCTTGAACCTGGCGGCCAGCGATGTGAGCACCTTGTACCGCATCCTGCTCAAAGTGTACGGCGAGGGCCGCACCGACTTGCTGGAGAAGTACTCGCAAATCTGCCTGCGTCGCGTGTGGAAGGCTGAGCGCTTCTCGTGGTGGATGACCTCCATCCTGCATCGCTTTCCCGATACGGATGGGTTCAGCCAGCGCATCCAGCAAACCGAACTGGACTACTTTGTAAGCACCGAAGCCGCACGCAGGACCATTGCCGAGAATTACGTCGGCCTGCCCTACGAGGCTATCGAGTAA
- the pcaQ gene encoding pca operon transcription factor PcaQ — MNIDTRIKFRHLVCFLEVSRQGSLARAADKLAISQPALSKTLKELETLLATSLFVRSKKGAALTDAGVAFLRYAGPSVMALREGVNCLRSGEHEPVTARLGVLSTVESLLVPEVVRRLHARHPALVVSVATGPSAYLLSQLRVGELDLVVGRMTDSPQILGLSFEHLYSESMTLVVRGGHPLLAEPLVPERLEDYPLVLPLAGTTIRKFADSLFVQHGISPPRQRLETLSLTLSRRYVECSDAIWVAPFDAVRQDLSRGELVELELGVREPGGSVGLCSNPALPMPLAAQWCVAVLREVGQA; from the coding sequence GTGAACATTGACACCCGTATCAAGTTTCGCCACCTGGTGTGTTTCCTTGAAGTGTCGCGCCAGGGCAGTCTGGCGCGTGCTGCGGACAAGCTAGCAATCAGCCAGCCGGCGCTGTCCAAGACCCTCAAGGAGCTGGAAACTCTGCTGGCGACCAGCCTGTTCGTGCGCAGCAAGAAAGGCGCCGCGCTGACGGACGCTGGCGTAGCGTTTCTGCGGTACGCCGGGCCCAGCGTCATGGCGCTGCGTGAAGGGGTAAACTGTTTGCGCTCCGGCGAGCATGAGCCGGTCACCGCGCGCCTTGGCGTGCTGTCCACCGTGGAAAGCCTGTTGGTGCCGGAGGTGGTGCGCCGCCTGCACGCCCGACATCCCGCGCTGGTGGTGAGCGTGGCGACGGGGCCAAGCGCCTACCTGCTGTCCCAGCTGCGCGTCGGCGAGCTGGATCTGGTGGTTGGCCGCATGACCGACAGTCCGCAGATCCTGGGCCTGTCTTTTGAGCACTTGTACAGTGAGTCAATGACGTTAGTGGTGAGAGGCGGGCATCCATTATTGGCTGAGCCGCTGGTGCCGGAGCGCCTTGAGGACTACCCGCTGGTGCTGCCATTGGCGGGTACCACCATCCGCAAATTCGCCGACAGCCTGTTTGTGCAGCACGGCATCAGCCCACCACGCCAGCGCTTGGAGACGTTATCCCTGACCCTGAGCCGGCGTTATGTCGAGTGCAGCGATGCGATCTGGGTCGCGCCCTTTGACGCTGTCAGGCAAGACCTGAGTCGAGGTGAGCTGGTAGAGCTGGAATTGGGCGTGCGAGAACCCGGCGGTTCGGTGGGGCTATGCAGCAATCCTGCGCTACCCATGCCGTTGGCCGCGCAGTGGTGTGTGGCGGTGCTGCGCGAAGTGGGCCAGGCTTAG